In candidate division WOR-3 bacterium, the following are encoded in one genomic region:
- the purM gene encoding phosphoribosylformylglycinamidine cyclo-ligase yields the protein MPILYKDAGVDIDRLNILKREIGKKVKKTFSPAVLSEIGLFGSLYQLSGYKEPVLVSSVDGVGTKLLIAQMMERHNTVGEDLVNHSVNDILTLGAKPLFFLDYIAFSEIEDKVLKEIFFGLRRACQKNKVSLVGGETAQMPGIYPKGVYDLVGFIVGVVEKKKMITGKKIKEGDLVLGLPSNGLHTNGYSLARKILLEEKKFRLDESPFPLKNELGDELLRVHKSYLKEVSPFLSLIKGIAHITGGGFYENIKRILPEGVSVFIKKGSWQIPEIFRLIQDAGSIPDEEMYRVFNMGIGMVLFVAKENLRRIKSKGLKVIGEVKKGKREVVIE from the coding sequence TTGCCAATCCTTTATAAGGATGCCGGGGTGGATATTGACCGGCTTAATATCTTAAAGCGAGAGATTGGGAAAAAAGTGAAGAAGACATTTTCCCCAGCGGTCCTCTCTGAAATTGGGCTTTTTGGCTCCCTTTACCAACTGTCGGGTTATAAAGAGCCGGTTTTAGTAAGTAGCGTTGATGGGGTGGGAACAAAACTCTTAATCGCCCAGATGATGGAAAGGCATAATACGGTTGGTGAAGATCTTGTCAACCACTCGGTTAACGATATCCTCACCTTAGGGGCAAAACCCTTATTCTTCCTTGACTACATCGCCTTCTCCGAGATTGAAGATAAGGTTCTTAAAGAAATCTTTTTTGGTCTGAGACGCGCCTGCCAAAAGAATAAAGTCTCCTTAGTTGGCGGTGAGACCGCCCAGATGCCGGGTATCTATCCCAAGGGGGTTTATGACCTGGTCGGTTTTATCGTTGGGGTGGTAGAGAAGAAGAAGATGATCACCGGGAAAAAAATTAAGGAGGGGGATTTGGTCCTCGGTCTTCCTTCTAATGGACTTCACACCAATGGCTATTCCTTAGCAAGAAAGATTCTCTTAGAAGAGAAGAAGTTCCGTTTGGATGAATCACCCTTTCCCTTAAAGAACGAGTTGGGGGATGAGTTATTAAGGGTTCACAAATCTTACTTAAAAGAGGTCTCTCCTTTCCTTTCTTTAATTAAAGGGATTGCCCACATTACCGGTGGTGGTTTTTATGAGAATATCAAAAGAATCTTACCCGAAGGGGTCTCGGTCTTTATCAAAAAGGGAAGTTGGCAAATTCCGGAAATCTTTCGCCTCATCCAAGATGCTGGTTCCATCCCCGATGAAGAGATGTATCGGGTATTCAATATGGGAATTGGGATGGTGCTCTTCGTGGCAAAAGAGAATTTAAGAAGGATAAAGAGCAAAGGGCTAAAGGTGATTGGTGAGGTGAAGAAAGGAAAGAGGGAAGTAGTGATTGAATAG
- a CDS encoding DUF523 domain-containing protein, producing MLKEERKKIVISACLGFAFCRYDGGRDKFPFPGNLKRKITFLPVCPEKEMGLGIPRFPIRIVEKGKRRRLIQLKTGLDLTRKIKKWREDFLKKLKGISGFVLKSGSPSCAVSDAKIYSELKGKRVLRKGQGFFTEGVLKKFPKNLVIDEKRLQVIGWKKWLKSIGEGRW from the coding sequence ATGTTAAAAGAGGAGAGAAAAAAAATTGTGATTAGCGCCTGTCTCGGTTTTGCCTTCTGCCGCTATGATGGCGGAAGAGATAAGTTTCCTTTTCCCGGAAATCTCAAAAGAAAAATCACCTTCCTACCGGTCTGTCCGGAGAAAGAGATGGGTTTAGGTATCCCCCGTTTCCCAATTCGGATTGTTGAGAAAGGGAAAAGGAGGAGGTTAATCCAATTGAAAACCGGCTTGGACCTGACCAGGAAAATTAAGAAGTGGCGGGAAGATTTCTTAAAGAAACTTAAAGGTATCTCCGGTTTCGTCTTAAAAAGCGGCTCGCCATCCTGTGCCGTTTCCGATGCGAAGATTTATTCCGAATTGAAGGGGAAGAGGGTTTTAAGAAAGGGGCAAGGATTTTTTACCGAAGGGGTCTTGAAAAAATTTCCCAAAAACTTGGTGATTGATGAAAAGAGGCTCCAAGTTATTGGTTGGAAAAAATGGCTTAAAAGTATTGGGGAGGGAAGATGGTAA